In the genome of Mycobacteriales bacterium, one region contains:
- the trpS gene encoding tryptophan--tRNA ligase, with translation MPAARLRVLSGIQPTGGGSHLGNYLGAVRQWVALQDTHDPYYCVVDLHALTVGPEPDAVRRRTLESVAELLAVGVDPTRCTLFVQSHVTETTELAWVLSCLTGFGEAGRMTQFKDKSQRAGGADGPTVGLFTYPILQAADILVFRADAVPVGEDQRQHLELTRHLAQRFNTRFGPTFTVPEPHIPPDTGKVLDLASPDRQMSKSVGGAGVVFLQDPPDVIRKKIRSSVTDTGREIRAGEDKPGMTNLLRIYAAVTGRSITELEAGYAGRGYGEFKSELAEQIVELVLPMQARYLEYLADPGGLEAIVAEGAKRARAVASATMEVVRDRIGLLPARG, from the coding sequence ATGCCAGCGGCTCGCCTTCGAGTGCTTTCCGGGATCCAACCCACCGGTGGTGGGTCCCACCTCGGGAACTATCTCGGGGCGGTCCGTCAGTGGGTGGCGCTTCAGGACACCCACGACCCGTACTACTGCGTCGTCGACCTGCACGCCCTAACCGTCGGGCCCGAGCCGGATGCCGTGCGCAGGCGGACGCTCGAATCGGTAGCGGAGCTCCTGGCGGTCGGTGTCGACCCGACGCGTTGCACGCTGTTCGTTCAGAGCCACGTCACCGAAACCACGGAACTGGCATGGGTTCTGAGCTGCCTCACCGGGTTCGGTGAGGCCGGTCGGATGACCCAGTTCAAGGACAAGAGCCAGCGGGCGGGAGGGGCGGACGGCCCGACCGTCGGCCTGTTCACCTATCCGATCCTCCAGGCCGCCGACATCCTCGTCTTCCGGGCGGATGCGGTTCCCGTGGGGGAGGACCAGCGCCAGCACCTCGAGCTCACCCGGCACCTGGCGCAACGCTTCAACACCCGGTTCGGGCCGACGTTCACCGTCCCGGAACCGCACATCCCCCCGGACACCGGGAAGGTGCTCGACCTGGCCAGCCCCGACCGGCAGATGAGCAAGAGCGTCGGGGGGGCCGGGGTTGTCTTCCTCCAGGACCCGCCCGACGTCATCCGGAAGAAGATCCGGTCGTCGGTGACGGACACCGGCCGCGAGATCCGAGCCGGCGAAGACAAACCGGGGATGACGAACCTGCTGCGGATCTACGCCGCGGTTACGGGCCGGAGCATCACCGAGCTCGAAGCGGGATACGCCGGTCGGGGCTATGGCGAGTTCAAGTCGGAGCTCGCCGAGCAGATCGTCGAACTCGTGCTTCCGATGCAGGCCCGCTACCTCGAGTACCTCGCCGACCCGGGCGGCCTCGAGGCGATCGTCGCCGAGGGCGCGAAGCGGGCGCGTGCGGTTGCCTCAGCCACGATGGAGGTGGTCCGTGACCGGATCGGCCTCCTGCCCGCGCGCGGATGA
- a CDS encoding 2'-5' RNA ligase family protein, with product MTRRNIGVAIGIPEPYGRELQAWRDRLGDPNAGAIVPHVTLLPPTVVPGDALTGIEAHLRAVAEAGQRFLIRLRGSATFRPVSPVVFVPLAEGIGDCERLEGRVRSGPLSRSTRFPYHPHVTVAHDLPDPALDRAYEELAGYEARFPVWGFTLFEQGPDGRWRPQRDFAFTADGRPGPSLPPEPVDDAW from the coding sequence ATGACCAGGCGCAACATCGGGGTCGCGATCGGGATTCCGGAGCCCTACGGCCGGGAGCTGCAGGCCTGGCGCGATCGCCTGGGCGATCCGAACGCGGGCGCGATCGTGCCGCACGTCACGTTGCTGCCGCCCACGGTCGTCCCGGGCGATGCGCTCACCGGGATCGAGGCGCACTTGCGCGCGGTGGCCGAGGCGGGGCAACGTTTCCTCATCCGCCTGCGTGGCTCTGCCACCTTCCGCCCCGTGTCGCCGGTGGTGTTCGTGCCGCTAGCCGAGGGCATCGGTGACTGCGAGCGGCTGGAGGGCCGGGTGCGGAGCGGTCCGCTGAGCCGATCGACCCGCTTCCCGTACCACCCGCACGTGACCGTCGCGCACGATCTTCCCGATCCTGCGCTCGACCGGGCCTACGAGGAGCTCGCCGGCTATGAGGCGAGGTTCCCGGTCTGGGGTTTCACCCTGTTCGAGCAGGGGCCGGACGGCAGGTGGCGCCCGCAGCGGGACTTCGCGTTCACCGCGGACGGGCGACCGGGCCCGAGCTTGCCGCCCGAGCCCGTCGACGACGCCTGGTGA
- a CDS encoding serine hydrolase — translation MRDLPARRAAAAGAFVLAALTAGPALAVDSRPIGLAHAPLSGPVGGPLLGSTGVVVDGSPGVPRLPAGITASSWLVADAGSGAVLAARDAHGRFLPASTLKALTAVTLIPMLDPNRIVTATFDDVNVDGSKVGLVEGGRYPVRMLFTAMLVVSGNDAANTLADAAGGIPRTLNLMNAEARHLHADDTVAKTPSGLDGPGESSSAYDLALIARAGLAMPAFRHYVATVLSYVSQPHGKPFQIYTHDYLLTSFPGAIGVKNGYTVAAQGTYIGAATRGGRTILVTLMHTNPDFWPEARALLTWGFAADPVATPVGQLVPPLVPSASAASAVDPISASAKLPSAGRLDKNGASLALPLGLAAATVVCAGGLARRGRRHPRRLRLPPI, via the coding sequence ATGCGCGACCTACCCGCTCGCCGCGCGGCAGCCGCCGGGGCGTTCGTCCTCGCGGCGCTCACGGCGGGACCAGCCCTCGCGGTCGACTCCCGACCGATCGGCCTGGCGCACGCGCCCCTGTCCGGCCCGGTGGGCGGCCCCCTCCTCGGCTCGACCGGAGTCGTCGTGGACGGGTCGCCGGGGGTGCCGCGGCTGCCGGCCGGGATCACCGCATCCTCCTGGCTGGTTGCCGACGCCGGCAGCGGCGCCGTGCTGGCGGCCCGGGACGCGCACGGCCGCTTCCTGCCGGCGAGCACGCTCAAGGCGCTCACCGCCGTCACCCTGATCCCAATGCTGGACCCGAACCGGATCGTCACCGCGACGTTCGACGACGTCAACGTGGACGGCAGTAAGGTGGGCCTCGTCGAGGGTGGACGCTATCCCGTGCGCATGCTGTTCACCGCGATGCTGGTCGTGTCCGGCAACGACGCCGCCAACACGCTCGCCGACGCGGCCGGGGGGATCCCCCGGACCCTGAACCTGATGAACGCCGAGGCTCGGCACCTCCATGCCGACGACACCGTCGCGAAGACCCCGAGCGGGCTGGACGGCCCGGGAGAGTCCTCGTCGGCGTATGACCTCGCGCTGATCGCCCGGGCCGGACTCGCGATGCCGGCCTTCCGGCACTACGTCGCGACGGTCCTGTCCTACGTCAGCCAACCCCACGGCAAGCCGTTCCAGATCTACACCCATGACTATCTGCTGACCAGTTTCCCCGGGGCGATCGGAGTCAAGAACGGCTATACGGTGGCCGCCCAGGGCACCTACATCGGCGCCGCGACGCGTGGCGGACGGACGATCCTCGTCACGCTGATGCACACGAACCCGGACTTCTGGCCGGAGGCCCGGGCGCTCCTCACCTGGGGCTTCGCCGCCGACCCGGTAGCCACCCCGGTCGGCCAGCTGGTGCCGCCGCTTGTGCCTTCCGCTTCGGCGGCGTCCGCGGTCGACCCGATTTCGGCCAGCGCGAAGCTCCCGAGCGCGGGTCGGCTCGACAAGAACGGCGCCAGCCTGGCGCTCCCGCTCGGCCTCGCCGCCGCGACCGTGGTGTGCGCCGGTGGGCTCGCCCGGCGCGGCCGCCGCCATCCGCGGCGCCTTCGCTTGCCCCCGATCTGA
- a CDS encoding methylmalonyl-CoA mutase family protein yields the protein MPIEPLYGPATLAGWDPARRLGEPGEFPFTRGVYPSMYTGRPWTMRQYAGFGTARESNERYHQLIAAGTTGLSVAFDLPTQMGYDSDDPVAHGEVGKVGVAIDSIEDMRLLFDEIPLDQVSTSMTINAPAALLLLLYQLVGEEQGVPAAGLTGTVQNDVLKEYIARGTYIFPPKPSLRLITDIFRYCRAEIPKWNTISISGYHMAEAGATPVQEIAFTLANAIEYVRAAVETGQEIDDFAPRLAFFFVARTTLLEEVAKFRAARRIWASIMREEFGARDPKSMMLRFHTQTAGVQLTAQQPEVNLVRVTVQALAAVLGGTQSLHTNSYDEAIALPTQKAARLALRTQQVLAFETDVTATVDPLAGSYAIERLTDEVEDASRALMARIEDFGGAVAAIERGFQKAQIEQSAYEVSRGIDERTRTVVGVNRFTVAEDDEYQPLRVDPQIEKEQGARLAELRSSRDNAAVDERLDQLRTAAEGTANVLYPMKAALAARATVGEVCSALREVWGTYRPPDTF from the coding sequence TTGCCGATCGAGCCCCTCTACGGACCGGCCACGTTGGCCGGCTGGGACCCCGCCCGCCGGCTCGGTGAGCCAGGCGAGTTCCCATTCACCCGCGGGGTTTACCCCTCGATGTACACCGGGCGGCCATGGACGATGCGGCAGTACGCCGGTTTCGGGACCGCGCGCGAGTCCAATGAGCGCTATCACCAGCTGATCGCGGCCGGAACGACCGGGTTGTCAGTCGCGTTCGACCTGCCGACCCAGATGGGCTACGACTCGGACGACCCGGTGGCGCACGGCGAGGTAGGCAAGGTCGGTGTCGCGATCGATTCGATCGAGGACATGCGGCTGCTGTTCGACGAGATCCCGCTCGACCAGGTGTCGACCTCGATGACCATCAACGCCCCGGCGGCCCTGCTCCTTCTGCTCTACCAGCTGGTCGGGGAGGAACAGGGCGTCCCGGCCGCCGGGCTCACCGGAACGGTGCAGAACGACGTGCTCAAGGAGTACATCGCCCGCGGGACCTACATCTTCCCGCCGAAACCGTCACTGCGGCTGATCACCGACATTTTCCGATACTGCCGGGCCGAGATCCCGAAGTGGAACACCATCTCGATCTCCGGCTACCACATGGCCGAGGCGGGTGCCACGCCGGTCCAGGAGATCGCGTTCACCCTGGCCAACGCCATCGAGTACGTGCGCGCCGCGGTCGAGACCGGGCAGGAGATCGACGATTTCGCGCCCCGGCTGGCCTTCTTTTTCGTGGCCCGGACAACCCTGCTTGAGGAAGTGGCGAAGTTCCGGGCCGCCCGCCGGATCTGGGCCTCGATCATGCGCGAGGAGTTCGGCGCCCGCGATCCGAAGTCGATGATGCTGCGCTTCCATACCCAGACGGCTGGGGTCCAGCTCACCGCCCAGCAGCCGGAAGTCAACCTGGTCCGGGTCACGGTCCAGGCGCTCGCCGCGGTCCTCGGGGGCACCCAGTCCCTGCACACGAATTCCTACGACGAGGCGATCGCGCTGCCCACCCAGAAAGCGGCCCGGCTCGCGTTGCGAACGCAGCAGGTCCTCGCCTTCGAGACCGACGTGACCGCCACCGTGGACCCGTTGGCCGGCTCCTACGCCATCGAGCGACTGACCGACGAGGTGGAGGACGCCTCGCGCGCCCTGATGGCTCGGATCGAGGACTTCGGGGGTGCGGTTGCCGCGATCGAACGTGGCTTCCAAAAGGCTCAGATCGAGCAGTCCGCTTATGAGGTGTCCCGGGGCATCGACGAGCGCACCCGAACCGTCGTTGGGGTGAACCGCTTCACCGTGGCCGAGGATGACGAGTACCAGCCACTGCGCGTCGATCCGCAGATCGAGAAGGAACAGGGCGCCCGGCTCGCCGAGCTGCGCTCGTCGCGGGACAACGCCGCGGTCGACGAGCGGCTCGACCAGCTCAGGACGGCGGCCGAGGGGACCGCGAACGTCCTTTACCCGATGAAGGCCGCCCTGGCGGCCCGGGCCACGGTCGGTGAAGTGTGCTCGGCATTGCGCGAGGTCTGGGGCACATATCGGCCGCCAGACACGTTCTGA
- a CDS encoding gamma-glutamylcyclotransferase: MTLYAAYGTNLDPDQMSERCPHSPSRGTGWLDGWRLTFGAEELGWEGALATVVEDPGSRVFVMLYDVNERDQSGLDGLEGGDTGLYRRIRVRVATLDGEILAWLYALDGYEGGVPSARYLGLMADAAEKAGAPDDYVADLRRRPCRTVGL, from the coding sequence GTGACCCTGTACGCGGCGTACGGGACGAACCTCGATCCCGATCAGATGAGCGAGCGCTGCCCGCACTCGCCGTCGCGGGGGACCGGCTGGCTCGATGGCTGGCGGCTGACCTTCGGCGCCGAGGAACTCGGCTGGGAGGGGGCTCTCGCGACCGTGGTCGAGGATCCGGGCTCCCGGGTCTTCGTCATGCTCTACGACGTAAACGAGCGGGATCAGTCTGGCCTGGACGGACTGGAAGGCGGCGACACCGGCCTCTACCGGCGGATCCGGGTCAGGGTGGCCACCCTGGACGGGGAGATCCTCGCGTGGCTCTACGCGCTGGACGGCTACGAGGGTGGTGTTCCATCAGCCCGTTACCTCGGGCTGATGGCCGATGCGGCCGAGAAGGCGGGCGCGCCCGACGACTACGTCGCGGACTTGCGCCGCCGGCCCTGCCGCACGGTCGGGCTGTGA
- a CDS encoding NAD(P)H-quinone dehydrogenase, producing MTRIVIVGGGPAGYEAALVAAQFGAEVTVVDPDGLGGSCVRTDCVPSKTLIAATETLGSAAAERLGATAGAPTGLTVDWPAVNARVKTLARAQSADIEARLAREGVRVVRGTGRFVGPGRLLARDASGAERELGADVVLIATGATPRVIPGAEPDGERILSWRDLYDVPEPPERLVVVGSGVTGAEFASAYQAMGVEVSLVSSRQRLLPGEDEDAALLVEGVFRRRGMTIYDRSRAARVLRRADGVVVELEDGRRIEGSHALMAVGSVPNTGGLGLELAGITVDRGGYVPVDRVSRTGAAGIYAAGDCTGVLPLASVAAMQGRIAMWHALGDAVAPLRLSTVAATVFTDPEIATVGVTGDVAVAAGVEARVVSLPLATNARAKMQGIAEGFVKLYSRPGTGTVLGGVVVAPHASELILPLSMAVQNALTVGQLAHSFAVYPSLSGSLTEAARQLMEQTPT from the coding sequence GTGACCCGGATCGTGATCGTCGGTGGCGGGCCGGCGGGCTACGAAGCCGCGCTCGTCGCTGCCCAGTTCGGCGCCGAGGTCACGGTCGTCGATCCCGACGGGCTGGGCGGCTCCTGTGTCCGCACCGATTGCGTCCCATCCAAGACGCTGATCGCGGCCACCGAGACGCTCGGGTCCGCGGCTGCCGAGCGGCTCGGCGCCACGGCGGGGGCACCGACGGGGCTCACCGTGGACTGGCCAGCGGTCAATGCCCGGGTCAAGACGCTGGCGCGTGCCCAGTCCGCGGACATCGAGGCGCGGCTCGCCCGTGAGGGGGTGCGCGTCGTCCGCGGTACCGGACGGTTCGTCGGTCCCGGTCGGCTCCTCGCGCGCGATGCCTCGGGTGCCGAACGGGAGCTCGGAGCCGACGTCGTGCTCATCGCCACGGGCGCGACCCCCCGGGTGATCCCCGGCGCCGAGCCGGACGGCGAGCGGATCTTGTCCTGGCGCGATCTTTATGACGTGCCGGAGCCGCCTGAGCGGCTGGTGGTCGTCGGCTCGGGTGTGACCGGCGCCGAGTTCGCCAGCGCCTACCAGGCGATGGGCGTCGAGGTCAGCCTGGTCTCTAGCCGGCAACGGTTGCTGCCCGGTGAGGACGAGGACGCCGCACTGCTCGTCGAGGGGGTCTTCCGTCGCCGGGGGATGACGATCTACGACCGGTCCCGGGCGGCCCGGGTGCTCCGCCGGGCGGACGGGGTCGTCGTCGAGCTCGAGGATGGTCGCCGGATCGAAGGTTCGCACGCGCTGATGGCGGTCGGCTCGGTTCCGAACACCGGTGGGCTCGGGCTCGAGCTGGCCGGCATCACCGTCGACCGCGGCGGATACGTGCCGGTGGATCGGGTCTCGCGCACCGGGGCGGCGGGGATCTACGCCGCCGGCGACTGCACCGGCGTCCTCCCGCTCGCGTCGGTCGCGGCGATGCAGGGTCGAATCGCGATGTGGCATGCCCTCGGCGACGCGGTGGCGCCGCTGCGGCTCTCGACCGTCGCGGCCACCGTGTTCACCGACCCGGAAATCGCCACGGTCGGGGTCACCGGGGATGTCGCGGTGGCGGCCGGCGTCGAAGCCCGGGTCGTCTCGCTGCCGCTGGCGACCAATGCCCGGGCCAAGATGCAGGGCATTGCCGAGGGGTTCGTCAAGCTGTACTCCCGGCCCGGGACGGGGACGGTGCTCGGCGGCGTCGTCGTGGCGCCGCACGCTAGTGAGCTCATCCTGCCTTTGTCGATGGCCGTGCAGAACGCCCTCACCGTCGGTCAGCTGGCGCACAGCTTCGCGGTCTACCCCTCGCTTTCCGGGAGTCTCACCGAGGCGGCCCGCCAGCTCATGGAACAGACCCCGACCTAG
- a CDS encoding DUF5313 family protein: MRYALGGRLPRRREWVYHDLTDAGWRMRALGRLLVQLAPVVVVLALLPGPGFVHWMLPLFVVLTSGFVALAYGEDLRDRRLRQHGLGPRSGSVP; encoded by the coding sequence TTGCGCTACGCCCTGGGCGGCCGGTTGCCGCGGCGCCGGGAGTGGGTCTACCACGACCTGACCGACGCCGGCTGGCGGATGCGTGCGCTCGGCCGGCTGCTCGTCCAACTCGCGCCGGTCGTCGTCGTGCTCGCGCTGTTGCCGGGGCCCGGCTTCGTGCACTGGATGCTGCCGCTGTTCGTCGTGCTCACCAGCGGGTTCGTGGCGCTGGCCTACGGCGAGGACCTCAGGGATCGGCGGCTGCGCCAGCACGGGCTCGGGCCTAGGTCGGGGTCTGTTCCATGA
- a CDS encoding biotin carboxylase N-terminal domain-containing protein: MRVRKVLIANRGEIAVRVIRACRDAGLGSVAVYADPDREALHVRLADDAFALGGDTAAESYLDAAKLLDAARRGGADAVHPGYGFLAENAEFAQAVLDAGLTWIGPPPAAIRELGDKVRARHIATKVGAPLAPGTADPVTGAEEVLAFAREFGLPVAIKAAFGGGGRGLKVARDMAEISELYDSAVREATAAFGRGECFVERYLDRPRHVETQILADSHGNVVVVGTRDCSLQRRYQKLVEEAPAPFLGEGQIETLYSASRAIVSEAGYVGAGTCEFLVGQDGTISFLEVNTRLQVEHPVTEETSGVDLVRAMFAIADGQHLESVDPQPRGHAFEFRINGEDAGRNFLPTPGEVTVWRPPAGPGVRMDSGVEAGSVIGQNFDSLLGKLIVTGADREQALERSRRALDEFVVEGMATALPFHRLVVRDPAFTDAPFRVHNRWIETEFANTVEPFAGTTSAPLTEPVERERVTVEVNGRRLEVSVPAGLAGTRSGPKPAAPVRRRGPAGPAAATGAGLTSPMQGTIVKVAVEEGQEVAAGELVVVLEAMKMEQPLTAHKAGTVKNLAAGLGDVVQSGALICEIAD; the protein is encoded by the coding sequence ATTCGCGTGCGCAAGGTGCTCATCGCAAACCGCGGGGAGATCGCGGTGCGGGTGATCCGAGCCTGCCGGGACGCCGGCCTCGGCAGCGTCGCGGTCTACGCCGACCCCGACCGGGAGGCGCTGCACGTACGCCTGGCCGATGACGCCTTCGCACTCGGTGGCGACACCGCGGCGGAGAGTTATCTGGACGCGGCCAAGCTCCTCGACGCCGCCCGGCGGGGCGGGGCCGACGCGGTCCACCCCGGGTACGGGTTCCTCGCCGAGAACGCCGAGTTCGCCCAGGCCGTGCTCGACGCCGGCCTCACCTGGATCGGCCCCCCACCGGCGGCGATCCGGGAACTCGGCGACAAGGTTCGAGCCCGGCACATCGCGACCAAGGTGGGGGCGCCGCTCGCGCCCGGCACCGCCGACCCGGTGACCGGCGCCGAGGAGGTACTCGCTTTCGCCCGGGAGTTCGGGCTGCCGGTCGCGATCAAAGCGGCCTTCGGGGGTGGTGGCCGTGGGCTCAAGGTGGCCCGGGACATGGCCGAGATCAGCGAGCTCTACGACTCCGCGGTCCGCGAAGCGACGGCGGCGTTCGGCCGGGGCGAGTGCTTCGTCGAGCGCTACCTCGACCGGCCCCGCCACGTCGAGACTCAGATCCTCGCCGACAGCCACGGCAATGTGGTCGTAGTCGGCACCCGGGACTGCTCCCTCCAGCGGCGGTACCAGAAGCTGGTCGAGGAGGCTCCCGCACCGTTCCTCGGGGAAGGGCAGATCGAGACGCTGTACTCCGCCAGTCGGGCGATCGTGTCCGAGGCCGGCTATGTCGGGGCCGGGACCTGCGAGTTCCTCGTCGGCCAGGACGGGACCATCTCCTTCCTCGAGGTCAACACCCGGCTGCAGGTCGAACACCCGGTGACCGAGGAGACGAGCGGGGTCGACCTGGTCCGTGCGATGTTCGCGATCGCGGATGGGCAGCATCTGGAATCCGTCGACCCGCAGCCACGCGGGCACGCCTTCGAATTTCGGATCAATGGCGAGGACGCCGGGCGAAACTTCCTGCCCACCCCGGGCGAGGTGACCGTCTGGCGACCGCCGGCCGGGCCCGGAGTCCGGATGGACTCGGGGGTCGAGGCCGGCAGCGTAATTGGGCAGAACTTCGACTCGCTGCTGGGCAAGCTCATCGTCACCGGGGCCGATCGGGAGCAGGCCCTCGAACGGAGCCGCCGCGCGCTCGACGAGTTCGTGGTCGAGGGCATGGCGACCGCGCTGCCGTTCCACCGGCTCGTCGTGCGGGATCCCGCCTTCACCGACGCCCCCTTCCGCGTGCACAACCGGTGGATCGAGACCGAGTTCGCGAACACCGTCGAACCGTTCGCCGGGACCACCTCCGCCCCGCTGACCGAGCCGGTCGAGCGCGAACGGGTGACCGTTGAGGTGAACGGGCGGCGACTCGAGGTATCCGTTCCGGCTGGTCTGGCGGGCACCCGGTCGGGGCCGAAGCCCGCCGCACCAGTGCGCCGACGAGGGCCCGCCGGCCCAGCCGCCGCGACCGGGGCCGGGCTGACCAGCCCGATGCAGGGGACCATCGTGAAGGTCGCCGTCGAGGAGGGGCAGGAGGTCGCCGCCGGGGAGCTGGTGGTAGTCCTCGAGGCGATGAAGATGGAGCAGCCGCTGACCGCCCACAAGGCGGGCACCGTGAAGAACCTCGCCGCCGGCCTCGGCGATGTGGTGCAGAGCGGGGCGCTGATCTGCGAGATCGCCGACTGA
- a CDS encoding lactate 2-monooxygenase yields the protein MTVPFANYQNDIYLRGLGGERPEIPTNLDRLEPLAAERLAPGPFGYVAGGAGTEATVRANRDAFDRWRLVPRVLRDVAVRELSRNVLGTPLAAPILLGPVGVQSILHPDGELATARAAAEVGIPMVLSTASSRTLEDVAAALGDTPRWFQLYWPKQREVTLSLLARAGAAGYQVLLVTLDTRLLAWRPRDLDLAYLPFLQSEGIANYLSDPAFRAGLAKSPEEDPGAAVLHFLAMFNDPTTSWSDLAFLRDHWSGPIVLKGVLHPDDARQALDVGMDGVVVSNHGGRQVDGAVGSLDALPAVVDAVAGRAAVLLDSGVRSGADVIKALALGADAVLIGRPYAYGLALAGEAGVAHVIRSLLADLDLTLALCGCAGIAELDRGILTG from the coding sequence GTGACCGTTCCGTTCGCGAACTACCAGAACGACATCTACCTGCGCGGCCTCGGCGGGGAACGGCCGGAGATCCCGACCAACCTCGACCGGCTCGAACCCCTGGCCGCCGAGCGGCTCGCCCCCGGGCCGTTCGGTTACGTCGCGGGCGGAGCCGGGACCGAAGCCACCGTCCGGGCCAACCGGGACGCATTCGACCGGTGGCGGCTCGTCCCCCGGGTGCTCCGCGATGTTGCGGTCCGGGAGTTGTCCCGCAACGTGCTCGGCACGCCGCTGGCGGCGCCGATCCTGCTCGGGCCGGTCGGGGTGCAGTCCATCCTGCACCCGGACGGTGAGCTTGCCACCGCGCGGGCGGCAGCCGAGGTCGGAATCCCGATGGTGCTCTCGACCGCATCGTCGCGGACCCTCGAGGACGTGGCGGCCGCGCTCGGTGACACCCCGCGCTGGTTCCAGCTGTACTGGCCCAAGCAGCGGGAGGTCACGCTCAGCCTGCTGGCCCGAGCCGGCGCCGCCGGCTACCAGGTGCTCCTCGTCACCCTCGACACCAGGCTGCTCGCCTGGCGTCCGCGCGATCTCGACCTCGCCTATCTGCCCTTCCTGCAGAGCGAGGGGATCGCCAACTACCTGTCCGACCCCGCATTCCGCGCGGGGCTGGCGAAATCCCCCGAGGAGGACCCCGGCGCCGCGGTCCTGCACTTCCTCGCCATGTTCAACGACCCGACGACTAGCTGGAGCGACCTCGCCTTCCTGCGGGATCACTGGTCCGGGCCGATCGTGCTCAAGGGTGTGCTGCACCCGGACGACGCGCGGCAGGCGCTCGACGTGGGGATGGACGGCGTGGTCGTGTCCAACCACGGTGGGCGGCAGGTCGACGGCGCCGTCGGGTCGCTCGACGCGCTGCCCGCCGTGGTGGATGCGGTTGCGGGGCGCGCGGCGGTCTTACTCGACAGTGGGGTGCGCAGCGGCGCCGACGTCATCAAGGCACTCGCGCTCGGTGCGGACGCCGTGCTGATCGGCCGCCCCTACGCCTACGGGCTGGCCCTGGCCGGCGAGGCCGGCGTGGCCCACGTCATTCGGTCGCTGCTCGCGGATCTCGACCTGACCCTCGCGCTGTGCGGATGCGCCGGTATCGCCGAGCTGGACCGCGGGATCCTCACCGGGTGA
- a CDS encoding acyl-CoA carboxylase subunit epsilon: MTTPEQPAILTVVRGNPTDDEVAALVMVIAVSAAETATVEPDPVGGWSDPQAAVRAPVTVGPGSWVAAGRVRGSRTRAAW; the protein is encoded by the coding sequence GTGACGACGCCCGAGCAGCCGGCGATCCTCACCGTCGTGCGCGGCAATCCGACCGACGACGAGGTGGCCGCGCTCGTCATGGTGATCGCGGTTAGCGCCGCGGAGACGGCGACGGTGGAACCCGATCCGGTCGGGGGTTGGTCCGACCCGCAAGCCGCCGTCCGTGCCCCGGTCACCGTCGGGCCGGGCTCCTGGGTCGCCGCGGGCCGCGTCAGGGGATCGCGGACCCGAGCCGCTTGGTAG